CGGTGCTGGGCTCCTACGAGAAGTCCGAGATCGACCTGCCCGAACTGATCCGCCAGATGGCGGGCGGGGCGGAACTCGAGGCGCTGCAGCACGAATTGCAGCGCGTGGTGACGCCGTGAACGCGGGCGAGCTGGACGCGCTGACCATCGGCCGCGTGGGAGTGGACCTCTATCCCGAACAGAGCGGCGTAGCCCTGGCACAGGTGCGCAGTTTCGCGAAGTTCCTGGGCGGCACCGCCACCAATGTCGCCGTGGCCGCCGCCCGGCTCGGCCGTCGTTCGGCCGTGCTGACCAAAGTGGGCCCCGACGGCTTCGGCGACTTCGTGCGCATGGCGCTGGAGGACTTCGGCGTCTCCTCCCGGTATGTGACGACCGCGCCGGACCTGCAGACGCCCGTAGTCTTCTGCGAGCTGACGCCGCCGTCGGATCCGCCGCTGTTGTTCTACCGCGCGCCGATCGCGCCGGATCTGACCATCACCCCGGACGAAGTGCCCTGGGCAGTGGTGGACGCCGTGCCGCTGCTGTGGGTCACGGGCACCGGAGTGAGCGCCGAGCCGGGCCGCGGCACCCAGCGGGAGATCTTGCTGCGGCGCGCACGACGTGGGCACACGGTGCTCGATCTGGACTATCGGCCGATGTTCTGGCCCGACGTGGACACCGCGCGGGCGGAGATCGGGTGGATGGTCGACCACGTGAACGTGGTGGTCGGCAACCGCACGGAGGTCGAGGTGGCGGTGGGCACCGCCGACCCGGACGCGGCGGCCGACCGGCTGCTCGCCAGAGGGGTGCGCCTCGCGGTGATCAAACAAGGCGGCGACGGGGTGCTGGCGGCCACCGCCGAGGAACGCTGGACGGTGCCGCCGTGCCGCGTGGACGTGGTGTGCGGGCTCGGCGCGGGCGACGGTTTCGGCGGCGCGTTGATCCACGGCCTGCTCTCGGACTGGGATCCTCGGCGCATCGCCACCTACGCCAACGCGGCGGGCGCGCTGGTCGCCGCGCGTCTGGCCTGCGCGGACGCGATGCCCACCAACGCGGAGATCGAGGAACTGCTGTGCGGGTGAACCGGCGCACGGGCGAAGAGCCGCGAGGCGACCGAGTCGGCGCGGAGCTGGAGCAGGTGCTATGCATCTGACCGACGAACGGTGGCGCGAACTGCTGCGCGTACGTGCGACGGACCCGGCCGCGGTCGAAGGGGCCTACGCGAAGCGGGTGCGCCGCGCCGACCTGCTGGCGGGTAAGCAGACCTTGTTCCTGGTCGCAGCCGATCACCCGGCACGCGGTGCGCTCGGCGTCGGCGAGGATCGCACGGCCATGGCGGATCGGCGCACGCTGCTGGAACGGTTGCTCATCGCGCTGGCCGACCCGGATGTCGACGGCGTACTGGGCTCGCCGGACGTGGTCGAGGAACTCTTGCTGCTGGACGCGCTGGACGACAAGGTCGTGATCGGATCGATGAACCGCGGCGGTCTGGCGGGCGCGGAGTGGGAGATCGACGACCGATTCACCGGATACGACGCGGATTCCCTCGCGCGATTCCGGCTCGACGGCGGCAAGATGCTGCTGCGTCTGGTCGATTCCGACGCGGGCACCGTCCCGACGCTGCAAGCCTGCGCGCGGGCCGTCTCCGCGCTGGCCGCGCACCAGCTGATGGCGATGGTCGAACCGCTGCCCTACCACCGGGACGATTCCGGGGCGCTGGTGATGAGCAAGGACGCGCTGTCGCTGTCGCGGGCGATCACGGTGGCTTCCGGTCTCGGCGTCACCTCGGCCTATACCTGGCTGAAAATCCCGGCGCCGCAAGATATCTCGGTGCTCGACGCGACCACCCTGCCGGTGCTCGTGCTCGGCGGTGCGCCGTCCGGGGACCCGGCGGTGGATCGCGCGCTGTGGGGCGGGGCGTTAGGCCACGACGTGGTTCGGGGTCTCGTCGTGGGACGCACCCTGCTGTACCCGCCGGACGGTGACGTCGCCAAGGCGGTCGCGACCGCCGCCCGCCTGTTGAAGGAAGGCCGATGAGGCTGCGAATCGCCGCGCCGACCGCTTTCCCGTCGGCTCCACCGGTCGCCTTCTCCGGACGACGCGGTCGAGTCCGGCCGTCCTGCGGAGCGAGCGGGTCGCCGGTACTCCGGAGCGCGCCCAGAGAACGGAACGCGTACAGAGGAGGTGTGATGACACTGCATCGTCCCGAAGGAACGCTGTGCCACGACGGTGATCCGATCCTGTTGCCCCCGGACGCCGCCGGATGGACCTACGCCGGATTGCGGGTCCTGCGCATCGGTGCGGACCGGTCGCGGGTCCTGCGGACGGGCGAGTTCGAGGCGTTCGTCCTGCCCTTGGCCGGAGCGTGCACGGTGCGCGTGGACGGCGAGACATTCGCGCTGACCGGCCGGGAATCGGTGTTCACTCGCGTGACGGATTTCGCCTACGTGCCGCGCGACGCCGAGGTGGAATTGACCGCCGAGGGCGGTGACCTGGAGGTGGCGTTGCCGCTGGCCCGCTGCGGGAAACGGCTGGAACCCAGATACGGCCCCGCGGAGGAGGTGCCGGTCGAAATCCGGGGCGCGGGAAACGCGACCCGTCAGGTCACCAATTTCGGGATACCCGGCGTGTGGGAGCACGCGGACAAACTCAACGCCTGCGAGCTGATCACCCCGGACGGCAACTGGTCGTCCTACCCGCCGCACAAGCACGACCGAGCGAGCGACTGCGAAGTCGTCAACGAGGAGATCTACTACTTCCGTATCGCCGGGCGCGACGGCGTCACGCCGTCGCGCGAGGGATTCGGCCTGCACCGCACCTACACGGCCGACGGGACGGTGAACGAGAACGTCGCGGTGCGCGACGGCGACGTCTTCCTGATTCCGCACGGCTATCACGGCCCTTGCGTCGCGGCGCCCGGTTACCCCATGTACTACCTCAACGTACTGGCCGGCCCGGCGCCCGAGCGATCGATGGCATTCTGCGACGACCCGGCCCACAGCTGGGTGCGGGCGCGCTGGGACGCCGAGCCGCTCGACCCGCGCTGCCCGGTCACCTCCCACGAAGGACGGATCGGATGCGACTGACCACGGCGCAGGCGCTGGTGGCCTGGTTGATCGCCCAGCGTTCCGAAACGCTCGACGGCCGCGACGTGCCGCTGTTCCCCGCCGTCTTCGCGATCTTCGGCCACGGCAACGTGCTCGGCCTCGGCACCGCGTTGCACGAGCGGCGTGCCGAGCTCCCGGTCTGGCGCGGGCACACCGAAGAGGGTATGGCGCTCGCGGCCGTCGGCTATGCGAAGGCCACCCACCGGCGTCAGGTCGGTGTCGCGACCTCTTCGATCGGTCCCGGCGCGCTCAACATGGTGACGGCGGCGGGTGTCGCGCACGCTAATCGCCTTCCGCTTCTCCTGCTTCCGGGCGACACGTTCACCGGACGGGCGCCGGATCCGGTTTTGCAGCAGGTCGAGCACTTCGGCGACCCGACCGTCACGGTGAACGACGCGTTCCGCGCGGTGAGCCGGTATTTCGACCGCGTCACCCGCCCGGAACAGCTGCTCGCCACCCTGCCCCAAGCGGTCGGCGTGCTGACCGATCCGGCCGCGGCCGGTCCGGTCGTCCTGGCGCTTCCGCAGGACGTCCAAGCCGAGTCCTATGACTTCCCCGCCGCGCTTTTCGAACCGGTGACGCACCGTCTCATGCGGCCTCGGCCCGATCAGCGAGCTCTTGCCGGCGCCGTCGCCGTATTACGCGCCGCGCGCCGCCCGCTGCTGGTGCTCGGGGGCGGCGTCCGTTACTCGGGAGCGGGGCCGACCGTGCTGCGATTCGCCGAAAGTCATGGTCTTCCGGTCGTGGAGACCACCGCGGGTCGCTCCCTGGTGCCGCACGACCATCCGCTGTTCGCGGGACCGCTCGGCATCACCGGCTCGGCGTCGGCGAACGCGATGGCGGCCGAAGCCGATCTGGTTCTCGCGATCGGGACCCGGTTGCAGGACTTCACCACCGCCTCCTGGACGATCTTCGCACCGGATGTTCGTCTGGTCGCGATCAACGTCGCACGGTTCGACGCCGTCAAACACGGCGCTCGCGCGGTGATCGGCGACGCCGAGGCCACCGTGCGGGAGCTGGCCGGGCAGGTGGGGGACTGGTCGGTTGATCCGGAGTGGACCGCGCGGGCTGCCGCACTCCGCGGGAGGTGGGACGCGTATATCGATGAACTGCGCGCACCGACTCCGGGCCCGCCGACCTACGCCCAGGTGGTGGGCGTCGTGAACGACCTGAGCGGTCCGAGCGACTACGTGATGACGGCCTCCGGCGGCCTGCCCGGTGAACTGATCGGCGGCTGGCGGGCGACCGGCGGTGCGCCCGCCATGGACGTGGAGTACGGCTTCTCCTGCATGGGCTACGAGCTCGCCGGCGCGTGGGGCGCGGCCATGGCCCGCACCGACGGAGTGGTGACCACCCTGCTCGGGGACGGGTCGTATCTGATGCTGAACTCGGAACTGTTCGCGGCGGCGTTCGCGGGGCATCCGTTCGTCGCGGTGGTCTGCGACAACGACGGCTACGCCGTGATCGCGCGGCTGCAGGAGGGGCAGGGTGGCGCGTCGTTCAACAACTTCTACGCCGATTGCCGCAGCACGCGCGAGCATCCGCCCCGGGTCGATTTCGCCGCTCATGCCGCCGCCTTGGGCTGCGCCGTCTTCTCCGCCGCCGATCTGAACGAATTCCGTGACACATACGAGCGGGCGCGCGCCGCGGCACTGGCCGAGCGTCGTCCTGCGGTGCTCGTCGTCCGGACGCAGCCGTCGGCGTGGACCGACGCGGGCGCGTGGTGGGAGGTCGGTGTGCCGGAACATCTGGCGGGCCGAGCCGCCTACGACGAGACCAAACCGCGTCAGGTGCGCTATCTCGGCTGGTGAACAGAACTTAACGAACGGTGCGCCCGGGGATCCACCGGCCTAGGCTGGAGTGGGAGACTGTGCGTGGTACGCTGAAAGGCGTTGCGGCACAACCTAATTGGTAGCGAATGCGTATCGCTGCCGAGTCGTGCCGAGGCGGAAGTCCCCTGCCGTCCGGCGTGGTAGCCCGGGTCCGGCCGGGGTGTGCTCGCCGGGGGAGGCGGCGAGTGTTATCCGGCGAAAAGTGCGGGTATCCGACGAGTGGGCCCGACGATGTGGCGCGATCGGGACCCGTCCGAGCGTGGGAGGTGAAAGACCAGGCCGCCCCTGAGCGAGCGTCGCGAGTGCACTCGCTCACGACGGCGCCGAGCACCGTCGTGAGCGTTAGCTCACAGTTGGTGGTGCGGAACGTGAGT
Above is a genomic segment from Nocardia sputorum containing:
- the iolD gene encoding 3D-(3,5/4)-trihydroxycyclohexane-1,2-dione acylhydrolase (decyclizing) encodes the protein MRLTTAQALVAWLIAQRSETLDGRDVPLFPAVFAIFGHGNVLGLGTALHERRAELPVWRGHTEEGMALAAVGYAKATHRRQVGVATSSIGPGALNMVTAAGVAHANRLPLLLLPGDTFTGRAPDPVLQQVEHFGDPTVTVNDAFRAVSRYFDRVTRPEQLLATLPQAVGVLTDPAAAGPVVLALPQDVQAESYDFPAALFEPVTHRLMRPRPDQRALAGAVAVLRAARRPLLVLGGGVRYSGAGPTVLRFAESHGLPVVETTAGRSLVPHDHPLFAGPLGITGSASANAMAAEADLVLAIGTRLQDFTTASWTIFAPDVRLVAINVARFDAVKHGARAVIGDAEATVRELAGQVGDWSVDPEWTARAAALRGRWDAYIDELRAPTPGPPTYAQVVGVVNDLSGPSDYVMTASGGLPGELIGGWRATGGAPAMDVEYGFSCMGYELAGAWGAAMARTDGVVTTLLGDGSYLMLNSELFAAAFAGHPFVAVVCDNDGYAVIARLQEGQGGASFNNFYADCRSTREHPPRVDFAAHAAALGCAVFSAADLNEFRDTYERARAAALAERRPAVLVVRTQPSAWTDAGAWWEVGVPEHLAGRAAYDETKPRQVRYLGW
- the iolB gene encoding 5-deoxy-glucuronate isomerase; translated protein: MTLHRPEGTLCHDGDPILLPPDAAGWTYAGLRVLRIGADRSRVLRTGEFEAFVLPLAGACTVRVDGETFALTGRESVFTRVTDFAYVPRDAEVELTAEGGDLEVALPLARCGKRLEPRYGPAEEVPVEIRGAGNATRQVTNFGIPGVWEHADKLNACELITPDGNWSSYPPHKHDRASDCEVVNEEIYYFRIAGRDGVTPSREGFGLHRTYTADGTVNENVAVRDGDVFLIPHGYHGPCVAAPGYPMYYLNVLAGPAPERSMAFCDDPAHSWVRARWDAEPLDPRCPVTSHEGRIGCD
- a CDS encoding Cgl0159 family (beta/alpha)8-fold protein produces the protein MHLTDERWRELLRVRATDPAAVEGAYAKRVRRADLLAGKQTLFLVAADHPARGALGVGEDRTAMADRRTLLERLLIALADPDVDGVLGSPDVVEELLLLDALDDKVVIGSMNRGGLAGAEWEIDDRFTGYDADSLARFRLDGGKMLLRLVDSDAGTVPTLQACARAVSALAAHQLMAMVEPLPYHRDDSGALVMSKDALSLSRAITVASGLGVTSAYTWLKIPAPQDISVLDATTLPVLVLGGAPSGDPAVDRALWGGALGHDVVRGLVVGRTLLYPPDGDVAKAVATAARLLKEGR
- the iolC gene encoding 5-dehydro-2-deoxygluconokinase; protein product: MNAGELDALTIGRVGVDLYPEQSGVALAQVRSFAKFLGGTATNVAVAAARLGRRSAVLTKVGPDGFGDFVRMALEDFGVSSRYVTTAPDLQTPVVFCELTPPSDPPLLFYRAPIAPDLTITPDEVPWAVVDAVPLLWVTGTGVSAEPGRGTQREILLRRARRGHTVLDLDYRPMFWPDVDTARAEIGWMVDHVNVVVGNRTEVEVAVGTADPDAAADRLLARGVRLAVIKQGGDGVLAATAEERWTVPPCRVDVVCGLGAGDGFGGALIHGLLSDWDPRRIATYANAAGALVAARLACADAMPTNAEIEELLCG